The following are encoded in a window of Arthrobacter antioxidans genomic DNA:
- the rplJ gene encoding 50S ribosomal protein L10 — protein MATPTKVSAVDEIATDFKESTAAVLTEYRGLTVAQLKNLRRALGTDNKFSVVKNTLTGIAAKEAGIDAFDGQLSGPTAIAFIKGDAVAAAKSLTDFAKANPKLVIKTGIFEGKALNASEVIALAALESRELQLARVAGVLKAPMSSLARTVDALRIKLEEGSDAAPAADADAPAASEEAAAPAEAPAEAPVEEVAAPEAN, from the coding sequence AATCCACCGCCGCTGTCCTGACCGAATACCGCGGGCTCACTGTTGCTCAGCTGAAGAACCTGCGTCGTGCCCTCGGCACCGACAACAAGTTCTCCGTCGTCAAGAACACCCTGACCGGCATCGCGGCGAAGGAAGCAGGCATCGACGCATTCGATGGCCAGCTCTCCGGACCCACCGCGATCGCCTTCATCAAGGGCGACGCCGTTGCTGCGGCCAAGAGCCTCACGGATTTCGCGAAAGCCAACCCGAAGCTCGTCATCAAGACGGGAATCTTCGAGGGCAAGGCACTCAATGCCTCCGAGGTCATCGCCCTGGCGGCCCTCGAGTCCCGTGAACTCCAGCTCGCCCGGGTGGCAGGTGTCCTCAAGGCACCGATGTCCTCCCTGGCACGCACCGTCGATGCCCTGCGCATCAAGCTCGAGGAGGGAAGCGACGCTGCACCTGCAGCCGACGCCGACGCTCCCGCTGCATCCGAGGAAGCCGCTGCTCCCGCAGAAGCTCCCGCGGAGGCTCCCGTCGAGGAAGTCGCAGCACCCGAAGCGAACTAG
- a CDS encoding polyprenyl synthetase family protein: MDMDTLLVEPVGLEQVEDALGRFFEESKIRAAKIGPGYHALWETLERCTAGGKRFRPRLVMSAYQMLGGRDLDSAAELGAAFELLHTALIVHDDVIDRDFVRRGIPNVSGRYRSMAEAAGLSPDGARHVGLSAGVIAGDLALSNAYRLLDRVSAAPATRRRLGGILDEAVFASAAGEFLDVETSLSADVPPLEDIVQMARLKTSVYSFEGPLQAGAVLAGAEEEVVERLGDFGRDAGIAYQIADDLLGVFGSETRTGKTNWGDLREGKRTALLSYVSARPEWESISSLVGSPGMSASDADFVRRILVDSGAKDYSADLAAQYASRARTHLDSAAVPTALRSALEPVVTAVVDRVH; encoded by the coding sequence ATGGACATGGACACTCTGCTGGTCGAGCCCGTCGGGCTGGAACAGGTCGAGGATGCCCTCGGGCGGTTCTTCGAGGAGTCCAAGATCCGCGCCGCGAAGATCGGTCCCGGCTACCACGCCCTGTGGGAGACCCTGGAGCGGTGCACCGCGGGCGGCAAGCGCTTCCGGCCCCGCCTGGTGATGTCCGCCTACCAGATGCTCGGCGGTCGGGACCTCGACAGCGCGGCCGAGCTCGGGGCGGCGTTCGAACTCCTCCACACGGCCCTGATCGTGCACGACGACGTGATCGACCGCGATTTCGTCCGTCGGGGCATCCCGAACGTGTCAGGCCGCTACCGCAGTATGGCCGAGGCTGCGGGACTGTCCCCGGACGGAGCGCGCCACGTCGGCCTCTCCGCGGGGGTCATCGCCGGCGACCTCGCCCTGTCCAACGCCTACCGCCTGCTCGACCGCGTCTCCGCCGCGCCCGCCACGCGACGCCGGCTGGGCGGCATCCTCGACGAAGCGGTGTTCGCCTCCGCGGCCGGGGAGTTCCTCGACGTCGAGACCTCCCTCAGCGCCGATGTGCCCCCGCTCGAGGACATCGTCCAGATGGCACGCCTCAAGACCTCGGTGTACTCCTTCGAGGGACCGCTCCAGGCCGGCGCCGTCCTCGCGGGCGCCGAGGAGGAAGTGGTTGAACGGCTCGGTGACTTCGGGCGCGACGCCGGGATCGCCTACCAGATCGCCGACGACCTCCTCGGTGTCTTCGGCAGCGAGACCCGCACCGGGAAGACGAACTGGGGGGACCTGCGCGAGGGCAAGCGCACGGCGCTGCTGTCCTACGTGTCCGCACGCCCCGAATGGGAGAGCATCTCCTCGCTCGTCGGGAGCCCCGGCATGTCGGCGTCGGACGCCGACTTCGTCCGGCGGATCCTCGTCGACAGCGGGGCGAAGGACTACTCCGCCGATCTCGCCGCCCAGTACGCCTCGCGGGCCCGCACGCACCTCGACTCCGCCGCTGTGCCGACCGCCCTGCGGTCCGCGCTCGAACCGGTCGTGACGGCCGTCGTGGACAGGGTGCACTGA
- the rplL gene encoding 50S ribosomal protein L7/L12, with protein sequence MAKLTNEELIEAFKELSIIELSDFVKLFEETFDVTAAAVAVAGPAGGGAEAVEEEQTAFDVVLEAAGDKKIAVIKEVRALTSLGLKEAKDVVDSAPKAVLEGATKEAAEKAKEALEAAGATVTLK encoded by the coding sequence ATGGCGAAACTGACCAACGAAGAGCTCATCGAGGCCTTCAAGGAACTGTCCATCATTGAACTCTCGGACTTCGTGAAGCTGTTCGAGGAGACCTTCGATGTCACCGCTGCTGCTGTTGCAGTCGCCGGCCCCGCCGGTGGCGGCGCCGAAGCAGTCGAAGAGGAGCAGACCGCGTTCGACGTCGTCCTCGAGGCTGCAGGCGACAAGAAGATCGCAGTGATCAAGGAAGTCCGCGCGCTCACCTCGCTGGGCCTGAAGGAAGCCAAGGACGTCGTCGACAGCGCGCCCAAGGCCGTCCTCGAAGGCGCCACCAAGGAAGCAGCAGAGAAGGCCAAGGAGGCCCTCGAGGCCGCCGGCGCCACCGTTACCCTCAAGTAA
- the rpoB gene encoding DNA-directed RNA polymerase subunit beta: MVAPSTSNNATATSQVDADGAAPRLSFAKIHEPLDVPNLLALQTDSFDWLVGNERWKARVEEALEKGLQGFATTSGLADIFEEISPIEDFQGTMSLSFSEPEFADPKYTMAECKDRDATYSAPLYVKAEFMNNNTGEIKQQTVFMGDFPLMTDKGTFVINGTERVVVSQLVRSPGAYFERTADKTSDKDIFSAKIIPSRGAWFELEIDKRDQVGVRLDRKRKQSVTVLLKALGWTEGQILEEFGQYDSIRATMEKDATETREDALLDIYRKLRPGEPPTVEAAQTLLDNLYFNPKRYDLAKVGRYKINRKLGIDKDLTDSDASVLNIDDIVAMIKFLVALHAGEKTLGGKRDGGDVELRVEVDDIDHFGNRRIRAVGELIENQVRTGLSRMERVVRERMTTQDVEAITPQTLINIRPVVAAIKEFFGTSQLSQFMDQNNPLAGLTHKRRLSALGPGGLSRDRAGMEVRDVHPSHYGRMCPIETPEGPNIGLIGSLASYGRINAFGFIETPYRKVVDGIVTDQIDYLTADDEVERLIAQANAPLAADNTFVEDMVLVRTRGGSGEPVLVVPGEVEYMDVSPRQMVSVATAMIPFLEHDDANRALMGANMQRQAVPLLRSERPLVGTGMEKNAAVDAGDAVTATKAGVVKEVSADLVSILNDDGTETNYPIMKFARSNQGNAYNQRVLVAEGDRVEYNTIIADGPSTDQGELALGKNMLVAFMSWEGHNFEDAIILSQRIVSDDVLTSIHIEEHEVDARDTKLGAEEITRDIPNVSEEVLGALDERGIIHIGAEVEAGDILVGRVTPKGETELTPEERLLRAIFGEKSREVRDTSLKVPHGESGTVIGVRIFDRDNDDELPPGVNQLVRVYVAQKRKITDGDKLAGRHGNKGVISKILPIEDMPFLEDGTPVDIVLNPLGVPGRMNVGQVLEIHLGWAAKQGWKIEGEPEWLKNLPNLPREISTTTVATPVFDGATEDEIVGLLGSTNVTRDGQRLIGESGKARLFDGRSGEPFPDPISVGYMYILKLHHLVDDKIHARSTGPYSMITQQPLGGKAQFGGQRFGEMEVWALEAYGAAYTLQELLTIKSDDIHGRVKVYEAIVKGENIPEPGVPESFKVLIKEMQSLCLNVEVLSTDGTTIEMRDSDEEVFRAAEELGIDLSRAEPSSVEEV; this comes from the coding sequence TTGGTCGCCCCGAGCACCTCTAATAATGCAACCGCTACCAGCCAGGTCGACGCCGACGGCGCCGCACCCCGGCTCTCATTCGCAAAGATTCACGAACCGCTTGACGTTCCCAATCTCCTCGCACTCCAGACGGACAGTTTCGACTGGCTCGTCGGCAACGAGCGCTGGAAGGCCCGCGTAGAGGAAGCGCTGGAGAAGGGGCTGCAGGGCTTCGCCACCACGTCCGGCCTCGCGGACATCTTCGAGGAGATCTCTCCGATCGAGGACTTCCAGGGCACCATGTCCCTGAGCTTCTCCGAGCCCGAGTTCGCCGACCCCAAGTACACGATGGCCGAGTGCAAGGATCGCGACGCGACCTACTCCGCCCCGCTGTACGTCAAGGCCGAGTTCATGAACAACAACACGGGCGAGATCAAGCAGCAGACCGTGTTCATGGGTGATTTCCCCCTCATGACCGACAAGGGCACCTTCGTCATCAACGGCACCGAGCGTGTCGTCGTGTCGCAGCTCGTCCGTTCACCGGGCGCCTACTTCGAGCGCACCGCGGACAAGACCAGCGACAAGGACATCTTCAGCGCGAAGATCATCCCGTCGCGTGGCGCCTGGTTCGAGCTCGAGATCGACAAGCGCGACCAGGTCGGCGTCCGCCTCGACCGCAAGCGCAAGCAGTCCGTCACCGTGCTCCTCAAGGCGCTCGGCTGGACCGAGGGCCAGATCCTCGAGGAGTTCGGCCAGTACGACTCCATCCGCGCCACCATGGAGAAGGACGCCACGGAGACCCGCGAGGACGCCCTCCTGGACATCTACCGCAAGCTGCGCCCGGGGGAGCCCCCCACGGTCGAGGCTGCCCAGACCCTCCTGGACAACCTGTACTTCAACCCCAAGCGCTACGACCTCGCCAAGGTCGGCCGGTACAAGATCAACCGCAAGCTCGGCATCGACAAGGACCTCACGGATTCCGACGCATCGGTGCTGAACATCGACGACATCGTCGCGATGATCAAGTTCCTGGTCGCGCTGCACGCCGGCGAGAAGACCCTCGGCGGCAAGCGTGACGGCGGCGACGTCGAGCTGCGCGTCGAGGTCGACGACATCGACCACTTCGGCAACCGTCGCATCCGTGCGGTGGGCGAGCTCATCGAGAACCAGGTCCGTACGGGCCTGTCCCGCATGGAGCGCGTCGTCCGTGAGCGGATGACCACGCAGGACGTCGAGGCGATCACGCCGCAGACCCTGATCAACATCCGCCCCGTCGTCGCCGCGATCAAGGAGTTCTTCGGAACCTCCCAGCTCTCGCAGTTCATGGACCAGAACAACCCCCTCGCCGGACTGACGCACAAGCGCCGCCTGTCCGCACTGGGCCCCGGTGGTCTGTCCCGTGACCGCGCAGGCATGGAAGTCCGAGACGTCCACCCCTCGCACTACGGACGCATGTGCCCCATCGAGACCCCTGAAGGCCCGAACATCGGCCTCATCGGTTCGCTCGCCTCGTACGGCCGGATCAACGCGTTCGGCTTCATCGAGACCCCGTACCGCAAGGTCGTCGACGGCATCGTCACCGACCAGATCGACTACCTGACCGCGGACGACGAGGTGGAGCGCCTCATCGCCCAGGCGAACGCCCCCCTCGCCGCGGACAACACGTTCGTCGAGGACATGGTCCTCGTGCGGACCCGCGGTGGTTCCGGCGAGCCCGTGCTCGTCGTGCCGGGCGAGGTCGAGTACATGGACGTCTCCCCGCGCCAGATGGTGTCCGTCGCGACCGCGATGATCCCGTTCCTGGAGCACGACGACGCCAACCGCGCCCTCATGGGTGCGAACATGCAGCGCCAGGCCGTGCCCCTGCTCCGTTCCGAGCGTCCCCTCGTGGGCACCGGCATGGAGAAGAACGCCGCCGTCGACGCCGGTGACGCGGTCACCGCGACGAAGGCCGGCGTCGTCAAGGAGGTGTCGGCGGACCTCGTCAGCATCCTCAACGACGACGGCACCGAGACGAACTACCCGATCATGAAGTTCGCCCGCTCCAACCAGGGCAACGCGTACAACCAGCGCGTCCTGGTCGCCGAGGGTGACCGCGTCGAGTACAACACGATCATCGCCGACGGTCCCTCCACGGACCAGGGCGAGCTCGCGCTCGGCAAGAACATGCTCGTCGCGTTCATGTCCTGGGAGGGTCACAACTTCGAGGACGCGATCATCCTGTCGCAGCGCATCGTCTCCGACGACGTCCTGACGTCCATCCACATCGAGGAGCACGAAGTCGATGCCCGCGACACCAAGCTCGGTGCCGAGGAGATCACGCGTGACATCCCCAACGTCTCCGAAGAGGTCCTCGGAGCCCTCGACGAGCGCGGCATCATCCACATCGGTGCCGAGGTCGAGGCCGGAGACATCCTCGTGGGCCGTGTCACCCCCAAGGGCGAGACGGAACTGACCCCCGAGGAGCGCCTGCTCCGCGCGATCTTCGGTGAGAAGAGCCGCGAAGTCCGCGACACCTCGCTGAAGGTCCCCCACGGCGAGTCCGGAACGGTCATCGGCGTGCGCATCTTCGACCGCGACAACGACGACGAGCTGCCCCCGGGCGTCAACCAGCTGGTCCGCGTGTACGTGGCCCAGAAGCGCAAGATCACCGACGGCGACAAGCTCGCAGGCCGCCACGGCAACAAGGGCGTCATCTCCAAGATCCTCCCGATCGAGGACATGCCGTTCCTGGAGGACGGCACGCCCGTCGATATCGTCCTGAACCCGCTGGGTGTCCCGGGCCGCATGAACGTGGGACAGGTCCTCGAGATCCACCTCGGCTGGGCAGCCAAGCAGGGCTGGAAGATCGAGGGCGAGCCCGAGTGGCTGAAGAACCTCCCGAACCTTCCCCGGGAGATCTCCACGACCACCGTCGCGACCCCCGTGTTCGACGGCGCCACCGAGGACGAGATCGTGGGCCTGCTCGGCTCCACGAACGTCACCCGTGACGGACAGCGCCTCATCGGCGAGTCCGGCAAGGCGCGACTGTTCGACGGCCGCTCCGGCGAGCCGTTCCCGGACCCGATCTCGGTCGGCTACATGTACATCCTGAAGCTCCACCACCTGGTGGACGACAAGATCCACGCGCGCTCCACCGGCCCGTACTCGATGATCACGCAGCAGCCGCTGGGTGGTAAGGCACAGTTCGGCGGCCAGCGCTTCGGTGAGATGGAAGTCTGGGCCCTCGAGGCCTACGGCGCGGCGTACACGCTGCAGGAACTCCTGACCATCAAGTCGGACGACATCCACGGACGCGTCAAGGTGTACGAGGCCATCGTCAAGGGCGAGAACATCCCCGAGCCGGGAGTTCCCGAGTCCTTCAAGGTCCTGATCAAGGAAATGCAGTCGCTCTGCCTGAACGTGGAAGTCCTCTCCACCGACGGCACGACGATCGAGATGCGTGACTCGGATGAAGAAGTCTTCCGGGCCGCGGAGGAACTGGGCATCGACCTCTCACGGGCCGAGCCGAGTTCTGTCGAAGAGGTTTAG
- the idi gene encoding isopentenyl-diphosphate Delta-isomerase gives MASETGTIQQGAAGGGGTHRDAELVVLLAEDGTPLGTQEKATVHTLDTPLHLAFSTHVFDAEGRILVTRRALGKKAWPGVWTNSFCGHPAPGEDFEDAVHRRAAQELGFTVRDVRAALPDFRYRAVDAGGIVENEICPVYTAVADSEVAPLPEEVMDYQWVDARGLVRAVTATPWAFSPWLTLQLPLLYPQGADGPGPHRRD, from the coding sequence ATGGCGAGCGAGACAGGAACCATCCAGCAGGGGGCGGCCGGAGGCGGCGGCACGCATCGGGACGCCGAGCTCGTCGTGCTGCTCGCCGAGGACGGCACGCCGCTCGGTACGCAGGAGAAGGCGACCGTCCACACCCTCGACACGCCGCTCCACCTGGCCTTCTCCACGCACGTGTTCGACGCCGAGGGGCGCATCCTCGTGACGCGGCGTGCACTCGGCAAGAAGGCCTGGCCCGGTGTGTGGACCAACTCCTTCTGCGGGCACCCCGCCCCGGGCGAGGACTTCGAGGACGCGGTGCACCGGCGCGCCGCCCAGGAACTCGGCTTCACCGTCCGGGACGTCCGGGCCGCGCTGCCCGACTTCCGCTACCGGGCCGTGGATGCCGGCGGGATCGTGGAGAACGAGATCTGCCCCGTCTACACCGCCGTCGCCGACAGCGAGGTGGCCCCCCTGCCCGAGGAGGTCATGGACTACCAGTGGGTGGACGCTCGGGGCCTGGTGCGTGCGGTCACGGCCACCCCGTGGGCGTTCAGCCCCTGGCTGACCCTGCAGCTGCCCCTGCTCTACCCGCAGGGCGCGGACGGACCGGGGCCGCACCGACGCGACTGA
- a CDS encoding acetyl-CoA C-acetyltransferase, producing the protein MATPTPTPDDVVLVGGARTPLGRLNGQLASFTAVELGALAIAGALERAGVDPSAVDAVIMGHVVQSGCGQNPARQSAVKAGIPWNVPAVTLNKVCLSGLTAVIDAARLIRSGEARVVVAGGQESMTRGPHLLPGSRQGWTYGSLQALDSVAHDGLTDAFDDESMGASTERGNVRLEIDRTAQDAVAAASHRRAAAATDSGVLAEEIVPVTVRQRKGDDVVLTADEGIRPTTSVESLAKLRPAFNPDGAITAGNSSPLSDGAAALVVTTRAYAEELGLTVLAVVGRPGQVAGPDNSLHSQPSAAISQALDRAGWSAADLDFIEINEAFGSVAVQSLKDLEYPLEQCNIHGGAIALGHPIGASGARLALHAAMELARRGTGKSAVSLCGGGGQGEALLLWR; encoded by the coding sequence ATGGCGACACCCACGCCAACCCCCGACGACGTCGTGCTCGTCGGCGGAGCCCGCACACCCCTCGGGCGCCTCAACGGACAGCTCGCCTCCTTCACCGCCGTCGAGCTCGGCGCCCTGGCCATCGCGGGAGCGCTGGAGCGGGCGGGGGTGGATCCCTCCGCCGTGGACGCCGTCATCATGGGCCACGTGGTGCAGTCCGGATGTGGCCAGAACCCCGCCCGGCAGTCGGCCGTCAAGGCGGGTATCCCCTGGAACGTCCCGGCGGTCACCCTCAACAAGGTGTGCCTCTCCGGCCTCACAGCCGTGATCGACGCCGCCCGACTGATCCGCAGCGGCGAGGCGCGCGTCGTCGTCGCCGGCGGGCAGGAGTCCATGACGCGCGGCCCGCATCTGCTCCCGGGCTCCCGCCAGGGCTGGACCTACGGATCCCTCCAGGCCCTCGACTCCGTGGCCCATGACGGGCTGACCGATGCGTTCGACGACGAGTCGATGGGCGCCTCGACCGAACGCGGCAACGTGCGGCTCGAGATCGACCGCACGGCCCAGGACGCGGTCGCCGCGGCCTCGCACCGGCGCGCCGCTGCCGCGACGGACAGCGGGGTCCTCGCGGAGGAGATCGTCCCGGTGACGGTCAGGCAGCGCAAGGGCGACGACGTCGTCCTCACGGCCGACGAGGGCATCCGCCCGACGACGAGCGTGGAGTCGCTCGCGAAGCTGCGGCCGGCGTTCAACCCGGACGGCGCGATCACGGCCGGCAACTCCTCCCCGCTGTCCGACGGCGCGGCCGCGCTCGTCGTCACCACCCGCGCCTACGCCGAAGAACTCGGGCTCACGGTGCTCGCCGTCGTCGGCCGTCCCGGCCAGGTGGCGGGGCCCGACAACTCGCTCCATTCCCAGCCCTCGGCCGCCATCAGCCAGGCCCTCGACCGCGCGGGCTGGTCCGCGGCCGATCTCGACTTCATCGAGATCAACGAGGCGTTCGGCTCGGTGGCCGTGCAGTCGCTCAAGGACCTCGAGTACCCGCTCGAGCAGTGCAACATCCATGGCGGGGCGATCGCCCTCGGCCACCCCATCGGGGCCTCGGGCGCCCGGCTGGCCCTGCACGCGGCCATGGAGCTCGCCCGCCGCGGCACCGGGAAGTCGGCCGTGAGCCTCTGCGGCGGCGGTGGCCAGGGCGAGGCCCTCCTCCTCTGGCGCTGA
- a CDS encoding phytoene desaturase, which translates to MTAQQSRRARVGAKDVVVIGAGIGGLATSALLAREGHRVTLLEKRDEVGGRAGSWEQDGFRFDTGPSWYLMPEVIDHFFKLMGTSAAEQLELVKLDPGYRVIFEEGFDTVDVPADREAVTKLFESLEEGAGEQLSRYLDSAEDAYEIAKKRFLYSTFQSFLPFLRPDVLTRLPRIGLLLLQPLQSFVEKRFKDPRIQQILGYPAVFLGSSPFDAPSMYHLMSHLDLDDGVLYPTGGFTTLIDAMRRVAEAAGVEIRTGADVVSIDTDARTPGRSPLDRQAATVRAVTYRTAGTTTSVAADIVVSAADLHHTETTLLPADLQTYPEKYWQKRVPGPSALLLYLGVRGTLPQLEHHTLLFSTDWRDNFGRIFGKETSVPSPASLYVCRPSATDDSVAPEGHENVFVLVPIPADVGIGKGGLERGGDQRVEDLADAVIGQISEWAGIPDLAERVVVRRSYGPQDFADDLNAWRGTSLGPAHILKQSAFFRGSNRSARVENLFYAGSSTVPGIGIPMCMISAELIVKRLRGDVSTGPLPEPAAG; encoded by the coding sequence ATGACCGCACAGCAGAGCAGGCGCGCACGCGTGGGGGCCAAGGACGTCGTGGTGATCGGAGCCGGGATCGGGGGACTGGCGACGTCGGCCCTCCTGGCGCGGGAAGGCCACCGCGTCACCCTCCTGGAGAAGCGGGACGAGGTCGGCGGCCGGGCGGGCTCCTGGGAGCAGGACGGCTTCCGCTTCGACACCGGCCCGTCCTGGTACCTGATGCCCGAGGTGATCGACCACTTCTTCAAGCTGATGGGCACGAGCGCCGCCGAGCAGCTCGAGCTGGTGAAGCTCGATCCCGGCTATCGCGTCATCTTCGAGGAGGGTTTCGACACCGTCGACGTCCCCGCCGACCGCGAGGCCGTCACCAAGCTCTTCGAGTCCCTGGAGGAGGGGGCCGGCGAGCAGCTCTCCCGGTACCTGGACTCCGCCGAGGACGCCTACGAGATCGCCAAGAAGCGCTTCCTCTACTCGACGTTCCAGTCCTTCCTCCCGTTCCTCCGGCCGGACGTCCTGACGAGGCTGCCCCGCATCGGCCTGCTCCTCCTGCAGCCGCTGCAGTCGTTCGTCGAGAAGCGGTTCAAGGATCCCCGCATCCAGCAGATCCTGGGGTACCCGGCCGTGTTCCTCGGCAGCTCGCCCTTCGACGCCCCGAGCATGTACCACCTGATGAGCCACCTCGACCTCGACGACGGCGTGCTGTACCCGACGGGCGGCTTCACGACGCTCATCGACGCGATGCGCCGCGTCGCGGAGGCCGCGGGCGTCGAGATCCGCACCGGCGCCGACGTCGTCTCGATCGACACGGACGCGCGCACGCCCGGCCGGTCGCCGCTGGACCGTCAGGCCGCGACGGTACGGGCGGTCACCTACCGCACGGCAGGCACGACGACGTCGGTCGCCGCCGACATCGTCGTCTCGGCAGCGGACCTCCACCACACCGAGACCACCCTCCTGCCGGCGGATCTCCAGACCTACCCCGAGAAGTACTGGCAGAAGCGCGTCCCCGGACCGAGTGCGCTGCTGCTGTACCTGGGTGTGCGCGGCACCCTCCCGCAGCTGGAACACCACACGCTGCTGTTCAGCACGGACTGGCGGGACAACTTCGGGCGGATCTTCGGCAAGGAGACCTCGGTGCCCTCCCCGGCGTCGCTCTATGTCTGCCGTCCCAGCGCCACGGACGACTCCGTCGCCCCCGAGGGCCACGAGAACGTGTTCGTGCTCGTGCCCATCCCGGCGGACGTGGGGATCGGCAAGGGCGGGCTGGAGCGCGGGGGAGACCAGCGGGTCGAGGACCTCGCCGACGCCGTCATCGGCCAGATCTCCGAATGGGCCGGCATCCCCGATCTGGCCGAGCGCGTCGTCGTCCGGCGCAGCTACGGTCCGCAGGACTTCGCGGACGACCTCAACGCCTGGCGCGGGACGTCCCTCGGGCCGGCGCACATCCTGAAGCAGAGTGCGTTCTTCCGCGGCTCGAACCGCAGCGCCAGGGTGGAGAACCTCTTCTACGCGGGCAGCTCCACCGTGCCGGGCATCGGGATCCCGATGTGCATGATCAGCGCTGAACTGATCGTGAAGCGGCTGCGCGGCGACGTCAGCACGGGGCCCCTGCCGGAGCCCGCCGCCGGGTAG
- a CDS encoding phytoene/squalene synthase family protein yields the protein MGVDDSLARYTDAALKTSAEVIRCYSTSFGLASRILDRSTRSSIEAVYALVRVADEIVDGAAAGAGLSDADVERLLDDLERDTETAMATGYSANLVVHAFAVTARSTGIGVELTRPFFASMRADITQHEHTQESFDLYVYGSAEVVGLMCLKAFLVGRPVTPEEDAVLVDGARHLGAAFQKINFLRDLAEDFTTLGRSYFPGVRPGNFTEADKNRLLDDIDEDLRISAAALPGLPPTPRRAVALAQGLFTDLAVRLRRTPAEELLRARIRVPNPVKFRIMAQAFTGRAVPEPAAQERTA from the coding sequence GTGGGTGTCGACGATTCGCTCGCGCGCTACACCGATGCCGCGCTGAAGACCTCCGCCGAGGTCATCCGCTGCTACTCGACGTCCTTCGGCCTGGCCTCGCGGATCCTCGACCGCTCCACGCGCAGCTCCATCGAAGCCGTGTACGCCCTCGTGCGCGTGGCGGACGAGATCGTCGACGGCGCCGCTGCCGGGGCCGGTCTCTCCGATGCGGACGTGGAGCGCCTGCTCGACGACCTCGAGCGGGACACCGAGACGGCGATGGCCACGGGTTACAGCGCCAACCTCGTGGTGCACGCCTTCGCGGTCACCGCGAGGAGCACCGGGATCGGCGTCGAGCTCACCCGGCCCTTCTTCGCCTCGATGCGCGCCGACATCACCCAGCACGAACACACCCAGGAGTCCTTCGACCTGTACGTGTACGGCTCGGCGGAGGTCGTGGGGCTCATGTGCCTGAAGGCGTTCCTGGTGGGCCGGCCCGTCACGCCCGAGGAGGACGCCGTGCTGGTGGACGGCGCGCGGCACCTGGGCGCGGCCTTCCAGAAGATCAACTTCCTGCGCGACCTCGCCGAGGACTTCACGACCCTCGGGCGCAGCTACTTCCCCGGCGTCCGGCCCGGCAACTTCACGGAGGCGGACAAGAACCGCCTCCTGGACGACATCGACGAGGACCTGCGGATCTCGGCCGCCGCGCTCCCGGGGCTGCCCCCGACGCCGCGCCGCGCCGTCGCCCTCGCCCAGGGCCTGTTCACCGATCTCGCGGTGCGCCTCCGGCGCACCCCCGCCGAGGAACTCCTGCGGGCACGGATCCGGGTTCCCAACCCGGTGAAGTTCCGCATCATGGCGCAAGCCTTCACCGGTCGCGCGGTACCGGAACCTGCCGCGCAGGAGAGGACGGCATGA